Proteins co-encoded in one Kribbella solani genomic window:
- the mgtA gene encoding magnesium-translocating P-type ATPase, translated as MAQPSALTGRVAGALAVPEVLDRLRTTHGGLSSAEAARRRAVVGPNALRTHHAQAFLVLVRQLRSPLLLLLAVTAVASFFVGERTDAVIIGAILFASVGLGFVNEFRAERAAEALHDQMRHHTLVIRDGASVSVDVVDLVPGDVVILRLGAVVPADLRLLAADDLECSESVLTGEGLPVTKTVEPVSAESGLAELTSCAWMGTVVAAGVGRGVVVATGGRTEFGRIAVGLGQRQPETEFQRGLRRFSMLLVKVAAVLTVGIFAVNLALHRPILDALLFSLAIAVGISPQLLPAVVSTSLASGSRLLARRKVLVKRLVCIEDLGDIEILFTDKTGTLTEGRIEFMRALAPDGAQVQLLGMVCCDIPDGNPLDAALWSAPGAPVAEARRYTKAGVLPFDHDRRLVSVLTDQGLLITKGAPEAVLSRCAAVPPEALDQLQHEFEAGHRVIAVATRDGVPELGPDAERGLSLQGFLVFSDPPKTTARAALGELARLGIAVKVITGDNPAVAARVCADLGLPAGDVLTGPDLDALDDEHLDEVVARTTIFARVDPEQKARIVRAQRHAGLDVAFLGDGVNDALALHAADVGIAVDSGADVAKDAADVVLLEKDLQVLADGVSQGRRVFANTVKYVLMGTSSNFGNMFSAAGASAFLSFLPMLPSQILLNNLLYDSSQLAIPTDTVDAEQLARPSRWDIGLIRRFMLVFGPISSLFDFATFFVMLQLFHAGPALFRTGWFVESLATQTLVLFVIRTRRSPFTRSRPSVPLLLAALTVVAVGALLPATPLAGDLGFTALPGGFFLTLLAMVIAYLALVELGKRRFFRATAPAPTSRPHPPGHRIHRRAARFSTTP; from the coding sequence GTGGCTCAGCCGTCCGCCTTGACGGGGCGGGTGGCCGGTGCCCTCGCGGTGCCGGAAGTGCTGGACCGGCTGCGTACGACGCACGGCGGGCTGTCCAGCGCTGAAGCCGCCCGCCGCCGTGCCGTAGTGGGCCCGAACGCGCTCCGAACCCATCATGCGCAGGCATTCCTGGTCCTGGTCCGTCAGTTGCGGTCGCCGCTGCTCCTGCTGCTCGCGGTCACCGCGGTCGCGTCGTTCTTCGTGGGAGAACGGACCGACGCGGTGATCATCGGGGCCATCCTGTTCGCGTCCGTCGGCCTGGGGTTCGTGAACGAGTTCCGAGCGGAGCGGGCCGCCGAGGCCCTGCACGATCAGATGCGCCACCACACCCTGGTGATCCGCGACGGCGCGAGCGTCTCGGTGGACGTGGTGGATCTGGTCCCTGGTGACGTGGTGATCCTGCGCCTCGGGGCGGTGGTACCCGCGGACCTGCGCCTGCTGGCGGCCGACGACCTCGAGTGCTCGGAGTCGGTGCTGACCGGCGAAGGGCTGCCGGTCACGAAGACGGTCGAGCCGGTATCGGCCGAGAGCGGTCTCGCCGAGCTGACCAGTTGCGCCTGGATGGGTACTGTCGTGGCGGCCGGCGTCGGCCGGGGCGTGGTGGTCGCCACCGGTGGCCGTACCGAGTTCGGGCGGATCGCGGTGGGCCTGGGACAGCGGCAGCCCGAAACCGAGTTCCAGCGCGGCCTGCGGCGGTTCTCGATGCTGCTGGTCAAGGTCGCCGCGGTGCTGACCGTGGGCATCTTCGCCGTCAACCTCGCGCTGCACCGGCCGATCCTCGACGCGCTGCTGTTCTCGCTCGCGATCGCGGTCGGGATCTCACCCCAGCTTCTGCCCGCGGTGGTGTCCACGAGCCTCGCGTCCGGCTCCCGGTTGCTGGCTCGGCGCAAGGTTCTGGTCAAACGGCTGGTGTGCATCGAGGACCTCGGCGACATCGAGATCCTGTTCACCGACAAGACCGGCACCCTGACCGAGGGCCGGATCGAGTTCATGCGCGCCCTGGCACCGGACGGCGCTCAGGTCCAGCTGCTGGGCATGGTGTGCTGCGACATCCCCGACGGCAACCCGCTCGACGCCGCCCTCTGGTCCGCGCCGGGCGCACCAGTAGCGGAAGCACGCCGGTACACGAAGGCCGGAGTCCTGCCGTTCGACCACGACCGCCGTCTGGTTTCCGTGCTGACCGATCAGGGATTGCTCATCACCAAAGGCGCGCCGGAGGCAGTACTGAGTCGCTGCGCCGCCGTACCGCCTGAGGCTCTCGACCAGCTCCAGCACGAGTTCGAGGCCGGCCACCGGGTCATCGCCGTCGCCACCCGTGACGGCGTTCCCGAGCTCGGCCCGGACGCCGAGCGGGGCCTGAGTCTGCAGGGATTCCTGGTCTTCTCCGACCCACCCAAGACCACCGCCCGCGCCGCCCTGGGCGAGCTCGCCCGGCTCGGGATCGCGGTCAAGGTGATCACCGGCGACAACCCGGCCGTGGCCGCCCGCGTCTGCGCCGACCTCGGCCTTCCGGCCGGCGACGTACTGACCGGTCCCGATCTCGACGCGCTCGACGACGAGCACCTCGACGAGGTGGTCGCCCGGACGACGATCTTCGCGCGCGTCGACCCGGAGCAGAAGGCCCGCATCGTGCGGGCACAGCGGCACGCGGGGCTGGACGTGGCGTTCCTGGGCGACGGCGTCAACGACGCGCTGGCGCTGCACGCGGCCGACGTGGGCATCGCGGTGGACTCGGGCGCCGATGTGGCCAAGGACGCCGCCGACGTCGTACTCCTGGAGAAGGATCTGCAGGTGCTCGCCGACGGTGTCAGCCAGGGGCGGCGGGTCTTCGCGAACACCGTCAAGTACGTGCTGATGGGTACGTCGAGCAACTTCGGCAACATGTTCAGCGCGGCCGGAGCGTCGGCGTTCCTGTCCTTCCTGCCGATGCTGCCCTCCCAGATCCTGCTCAACAACCTGCTCTACGACAGCAGCCAGCTGGCGATCCCCACCGATACGGTCGATGCCGAGCAGCTCGCCCGCCCGTCCCGCTGGGACATCGGCCTGATCCGCCGGTTCATGCTGGTCTTCGGGCCGATCAGCTCGCTGTTCGACTTCGCCACCTTCTTCGTCATGCTCCAGCTCTTCCACGCCGGCCCGGCGCTGTTCCGGACGGGATGGTTCGTGGAGTCGCTGGCGACCCAGACCCTCGTCCTGTTCGTCATCCGCACGCGCCGCAGCCCTTTCACCCGCAGCCGGCCCAGCGTCCCGCTGCTGCTGGCCGCTTTGACCGTCGTCGCCGTCGGCGCCCTGCTGCCCGCGACCCCGCTGGCCGGCGACCTGGGATTCACCGCCCTGCCCGGCGGCTTCTTCCTGACGCTTCTGGCCATGGTCATTGCCTACCTGGCCCTCGTCGAACTCGGAAAGCGCCGCTTCTTCCGCGCGACGGCGCCCGCGCCGACGTCGCGCCCGCACCCACCCGGCCACCGCATCCATCGCCGCGCCGCCCGCTTCAGCACCACGCCGTGA
- the acsA gene encoding acetate--CoA ligase, protein MLLAGSTLSSYDEARQDFSWAAATQLLSGLPEGRGLNIAYEAVDRHVATGRGGHVAVRTVGRSGTRDLTYRELSLLSNRFANLLHSLDVGPRARVFTLLGRQPELYVAALGCWKNLSVLSPLFAAFGPEPIRNRLTLGDAQVLVTTTALYRRKIAPQRDRLHGLRHVLLIDAAEDPPDGTLDLTAALASQPDHWTIPATSPEAMALLHFTSGTTGTPKGAVHVHDAVVAQHITAGFALDLRPDDVFWCTADPGWVTGTSYGIIAPLTHGVTLLADDGDFDANRWYQVLADHHVTVWYTAPTALRMLMRAGAELASRYDLSALRHIASVGEPLNPEVVVWAREAYGIPVHDNWWQTETGAIMISNYPSMPIRPGSMGRPMPGIDAAVLRCGDDGRAAVTGGQVSVLGTDQVGELALRPGWPSMFRAYLHDDLRYRQAFAGGWYLTGDLARVDADGYFWFVGRADDVIKSSGHLVGPFEVESALLEHPAVTEAGVIGVPDEVAGEIVKAFVTLRPGYEPDDALRAELIAFGRRRLGAVAPRDVAFDQHLPHTSSGKVMRRLLKARELGLPEGDLSTLERPR, encoded by the coding sequence ATGTTGCTTGCCGGATCCACACTGAGCAGCTACGACGAGGCCAGACAGGACTTCTCGTGGGCCGCCGCCACGCAGCTGCTCAGCGGGCTGCCGGAGGGCCGCGGCCTCAACATCGCGTACGAGGCCGTCGACCGGCACGTCGCCACCGGCCGGGGCGGCCACGTCGCGGTCCGGACCGTCGGGCGGTCGGGGACGCGCGACCTGACGTACCGGGAGCTCAGCCTGCTGTCCAACCGGTTCGCGAACCTGCTGCACTCGCTGGATGTCGGGCCGCGGGCGCGCGTCTTCACTCTGCTGGGCCGGCAACCCGAGTTGTACGTCGCGGCGCTCGGCTGCTGGAAGAACCTCAGCGTCCTGTCGCCGCTGTTCGCCGCGTTCGGCCCGGAGCCGATCCGCAACCGCCTCACGCTCGGCGATGCCCAGGTGCTGGTCACCACGACGGCCCTGTACCGGCGCAAGATCGCACCCCAGCGCGACCGGCTTCACGGGCTACGCCACGTACTCCTGATCGACGCGGCGGAGGACCCGCCGGACGGCACGCTCGACCTGACAGCCGCGCTCGCGTCCCAGCCCGACCACTGGACGATCCCGGCGACCAGCCCGGAAGCGATGGCACTGCTCCACTTCACCAGTGGAACCACCGGCACCCCGAAAGGCGCCGTGCATGTGCACGACGCCGTCGTCGCGCAGCACATCACAGCCGGCTTCGCACTCGATCTCCGGCCCGACGACGTCTTCTGGTGTACCGCGGACCCCGGCTGGGTGACCGGCACGTCGTACGGGATCATCGCGCCGCTCACCCATGGCGTGACGCTGCTGGCCGACGACGGTGACTTCGACGCGAACCGCTGGTACCAGGTTCTGGCCGACCACCACGTCACGGTCTGGTACACCGCGCCCACGGCGCTCCGGATGCTGATGCGGGCCGGCGCCGAGCTGGCCTCCCGCTACGACCTGTCCGCACTCCGGCACATCGCCAGCGTCGGTGAGCCGCTCAATCCTGAAGTGGTGGTGTGGGCACGGGAAGCGTACGGGATACCGGTGCACGACAACTGGTGGCAGACCGAGACCGGCGCGATCATGATCAGCAACTATCCGTCGATGCCGATCCGGCCCGGCTCGATGGGGCGTCCGATGCCCGGTATCGACGCCGCGGTACTGCGGTGCGGCGACGACGGACGTGCGGCGGTGACCGGCGGCCAGGTGTCCGTGCTGGGCACCGATCAGGTGGGTGAGCTGGCGCTGCGGCCAGGTTGGCCCTCGATGTTCCGCGCCTATCTGCACGACGACCTGAGGTACCGGCAGGCGTTCGCGGGCGGCTGGTACCTGACCGGTGACCTGGCCCGGGTCGATGCCGACGGCTACTTCTGGTTCGTCGGCCGCGCCGACGACGTAATCAAGTCTTCCGGGCATCTGGTCGGCCCGTTCGAGGTGGAGAGCGCGCTGCTCGAGCACCCGGCGGTGACCGAGGCCGGCGTGATCGGTGTACCGGACGAGGTCGCCGGCGAGATCGTCAAGGCGTTCGTGACGCTCCGGCCGGGGTACGAGCCGGACGATGCACTTCGGGCCGAGTTGATCGCGTTCGGCCGGCGCCGGCTCGGCGCGGTCGCGCCGCGGGACGTCGCCTTCGACCAGCACCTCCCGCACACCAGTAGCGGCAAGGTCATGCGCCGCCTGCTCAAGGCGCGCGAACTCGGCCTGCCAGAAGGTGATCTGTCCACATTGGAGCGACCACGATGA
- a CDS encoding glycoside hydrolase family 65 protein, producing the protein MNPSPEWILAFSGYDPADERRREALCTAGNGYFATRGAWAGSTSGEHHCPGTYLAGYYNRLTDTIGETTVENESLVNVPDWLPLTVAIGDGDWWTPDNSEVLDYGLELNARRGVVTRRFTLRDAAGRELRGVERRFVSMADPHLAGQTLAVTAVNWSGRLRVGSGVYGNVTNSGVERYRKLGARHLADLRPLADGDLLVTATLSQSRHRVTVGTRTVASHNGSPLLWSTSTDGTSAYAELSVDVTAGDVVGIEKVAAIHGSRDVGISEPKLATRLALDNAPGVAGLLEAHVLAWSQLWRRFEVDLEEAYDGTLGALRLNIFHLLQSVSPHSGDTDAGVPARGLHGEAYRGHVFWDELFVFPVLTLRLPELTRDLLRYRCRRLPAARLAARELGLPGAMFPWQSGSDGREESARIHLNPLSGHWTEDASCRQRHIGLAVAYTMWQYVEITGDQDFLSDHAAEVIVEVARFFAGLTEYDAGRDRYVIRGVVGPDEFHPSVDNNAYTNVMAVWLFGVAARALDRLPSWQRIEIAESLGLRQEERNHWDELTRRMYVPFHDGVISQFEGYEQLAELDWTAYRRQYGDIRRLDRILEAEGHDVASYQVSKQADVLMLLYLLPHSDLSALMDRLGYPLSAAVVRRTVEYYLARTCHGSTLSALVHAWGLATLDPDHALTFLEQALHSDAGDAVRTGTTAEGIHLAAMAGSADLIQRCFTGLTTTSDVLRFRPHWPSKLGTLGMALRYRGRRLVAEISSAAVTLTVDPEPGPAIEVRCYGRSRQLKPGDSHTWLPTS; encoded by the coding sequence ATGAACCCGTCGCCGGAGTGGATTCTCGCGTTCAGCGGGTACGACCCGGCCGACGAGCGCCGGCGGGAGGCGCTGTGCACGGCCGGGAACGGATACTTCGCCACGCGCGGGGCGTGGGCGGGGTCGACGAGCGGCGAGCACCACTGTCCGGGGACGTACCTGGCCGGTTACTACAACCGGCTGACCGACACGATCGGCGAAACGACCGTCGAGAACGAGAGCCTGGTCAACGTACCCGACTGGCTGCCGCTCACGGTCGCGATCGGCGACGGGGACTGGTGGACCCCCGACAACAGCGAGGTCCTCGACTACGGCCTCGAGCTGAACGCCCGGCGCGGCGTGGTGACCCGGCGCTTCACGCTCCGGGACGCGGCCGGCCGCGAACTGCGCGGCGTCGAGCGTCGCTTCGTCAGCATGGCCGACCCGCATCTCGCCGGGCAGACCCTCGCCGTCACGGCGGTCAACTGGTCCGGCCGGCTGCGGGTGGGTTCCGGCGTGTACGGCAACGTCACGAACTCCGGCGTCGAACGGTACCGCAAGCTCGGCGCCCGCCATCTGGCCGATCTCCGCCCACTGGCCGACGGCGATCTCCTGGTCACCGCGACCCTCAGCCAGTCCCGCCACCGAGTCACCGTCGGCACCCGAACCGTTGCCTCGCACAACGGATCTCCGCTGCTCTGGAGCACCTCCACCGACGGCACCTCGGCGTACGCCGAACTGTCGGTCGACGTGACGGCCGGAGACGTCGTCGGCATCGAGAAGGTCGCCGCGATCCACGGTTCCCGCGACGTCGGCATCTCCGAACCGAAGCTGGCCACCCGGCTCGCCCTCGACAACGCACCGGGTGTCGCCGGTCTGCTGGAGGCCCACGTACTGGCGTGGTCCCAGCTGTGGCGCCGGTTCGAGGTGGATCTCGAGGAGGCGTACGACGGGACCTTGGGCGCGCTCCGGCTGAACATCTTCCACCTGTTGCAGTCGGTCTCACCGCACAGCGGCGACACGGATGCCGGTGTACCGGCCCGCGGGCTGCACGGTGAGGCGTACCGCGGCCATGTCTTCTGGGACGAACTCTTCGTTTTCCCGGTCCTCACTCTCCGGCTGCCCGAGCTGACCCGCGACCTGCTGCGCTACCGGTGCCGCCGTCTCCCCGCCGCCCGGCTGGCGGCTCGCGAACTCGGCCTGCCCGGGGCGATGTTTCCCTGGCAGTCCGGCAGCGACGGACGCGAGGAGAGCGCGCGGATCCACCTGAACCCGCTGTCGGGGCATTGGACCGAGGACGCGTCCTGCCGGCAGCGGCACATCGGGCTCGCGGTCGCCTACACGATGTGGCAATACGTCGAAATCACTGGCGACCAGGACTTCCTGTCCGACCATGCCGCCGAGGTCATCGTCGAGGTCGCCCGGTTCTTCGCCGGTCTCACCGAGTACGACGCGGGCCGCGACCGGTACGTGATCCGTGGCGTGGTCGGCCCCGACGAGTTCCACCCGTCCGTCGACAACAACGCCTACACCAACGTGATGGCGGTCTGGCTGTTCGGCGTCGCGGCACGCGCCCTGGACCGATTGCCGTCCTGGCAGCGCATCGAAATCGCGGAGTCCCTCGGTCTGCGGCAGGAGGAGCGCAACCACTGGGACGAACTCACCCGCCGCATGTACGTACCGTTCCACGACGGGGTCATCAGTCAGTTCGAGGGCTACGAGCAACTGGCCGAGCTCGACTGGACGGCATACCGCCGGCAGTACGGCGACATCCGGCGACTCGACCGGATCCTCGAGGCCGAAGGCCATGACGTGGCGTCGTACCAGGTCTCCAAACAGGCCGATGTCCTGATGCTTCTCTATCTGCTGCCGCACAGCGACCTGTCCGCGTTGATGGATCGGCTCGGCTATCCCCTGTCCGCCGCCGTCGTCCGCAGAACCGTCGAGTACTACCTGGCACGCACCTGCCACGGTTCGACGCTCAGCGCACTCGTCCACGCCTGGGGGCTGGCGACGCTCGACCCGGACCACGCGCTGACCTTCCTGGAGCAGGCACTGCACAGCGACGCCGGCGACGCGGTGCGGACCGGTACCACCGCCGAAGGCATCCACCTCGCGGCGATGGCCGGCAGCGCCGACCTGATCCAGCGGTGTTTCACCGGGCTGACCACGACCAGCGACGTACTGCGCTTCCGCCCCCACTGGCCGTCCAAGCTCGGGACGCTCGGGATGGCGTTGCGCTACCGCGGCCGCCGTCTGGTCGCGGAGATCTCGAGCGCGGCCGTCACGCTCACTGTCGATCCCGAGCCAGGACCGGCCATCGAAGTCCGCTGCTACGGACGCTCCCGGCAGCTCAAGCCGGGCGACAGCCACACCTGGCTGCCGACAAGCTGA